The sequence below is a genomic window from Ipomoea triloba cultivar NCNSP0323 chromosome 10, ASM357664v1.
CGCCCAATGAAGGTTGGGGCTGTTAATCACGCTCTAGTCTCTTGGCCATAGTTCATCCACCATGGCTTAGTTTCCTGTCTCCTTAGATCTCAAGGATAAGGAGGTACGAGCCTATAGAACAGATCCTGTTCAAGTAAGGTCATGCCAATTCGTCTCCTTCAGCAACTTATATTGTGGTTCAGGCTTAATAGGCTTCCAGTGTGGGACAAATTTCCATCTTTTAACAGCGTGGTCTTTGAGGTTGTTTTGTCCAGTAAATGTTGATTGAATTCTTTCTGATCTTGGTGAAGTTTAATCACTGCACAGGTCTGTTTACCACCATTATCTCAATGCCTCTCGAGGTGTGAGAtccaaaaagtaaaaaatgggCATTTCAGCTCTGATTTTGGCCCAATAATAACAACAGAATGCATTTCTTGCTTGCAGAATAAAATGATTGAATAGAGAATATCACAAATCATTAAAATAGGCACTGCAACAGATGCGTTAAGGTGCGTCTACCGGGAGTCGAACCCGGGTCTATTTCTTGGAAGGCAATTATCCTAACCGCTGGAGTACAAACGCCATTGTTGAGAAGGATTCTCGTGTGCCCACCAAGTGTTTGGTAAAAGCTGTGAAAGGGTTGCTACAAATTACAGATTTCTTACTGTGCCCACCAATTGTTTGATAAAAGGTGTCACATGGTTGCACCAAAGCACAGATTTCTTGCTGCAAGCCTGAGGAATCGCAATGTCCATTCCCATGGTAGCTTTGATACAAcagcaaaaaaaagaaaaagtttagGGAGCTTGGAGCCTGTCAGACAGCCAAGAGACCATCCCAGCCATGAACCCATGGCTGAGAACGATCCTCTACGGCTCAGCCCAGTGAAGGCATGAGCTGTTAATCACGCTCTAGTCTCTTGGCTATAGTTCATCCACCAGGCTTGGTTTCCTGTCTCCTTAGAACTCAAGGATACAGAGGTACGAGCCTATAGAACAGATCCTGTTCAAGTAAGGTCGTGCCCTGTCGTTTCCTTCAGCAACTTATGTTCAGGCATCAACCTTCACAGGCTTCCGATGTGGGACATTTCTGTCGTTTAAACCTGTACTCCTATgcgttgttttttgttttcaagtAAATGTCGTCTTAATTCTTCTGATCTTGATGAAGTTTTGTTATAATGTTCAAGACTACTATAgtactacacacacacacacatatatatatatagagagagagcaGACTGCAGAGGAGAAGGGGTGAGGGTGGGGGGTAGAGTCCTTAACCAAGTATGACTTTAAGTTGTCCTTTACTTTGTAAGGTTCCCactgtcctgcaaggcaattctGTGCTTAAATCCATTCCTGTTTGATGTTACACTTTATCTGCCTACCATCCACTGTTGTATGCTTTGCAAGTTTTTTGTTGGCCTGGAGTTCTTATTTGGTTTCTCAGTGACATATATTGGGTGAGGTAGAGGCAGAAGGGATTATACAATTTCTGCAGATAAGCTAAGGTTTCTCCAGTCTCAATTCATGAAGATTAGCATAAGCAGCACTGAGACTGAAAATTTGGATGGAAATGGCTTATAAACATTTTTCTTCTACTTTTACTATATGTTATGGTACCTGTCTTCATTAAAGAGGTGTAAATTTGTTGATTGAAAATGCCTAAACTCATTTGGTGTGTTTTGCTTTATCATTTACGagttaccattttttttttggatgaggTGATATACAAAGCTTTGATTTTATGACATTGGATCAAAGGCCAATGACAAGTATGAGAATcggaaaacaaaaagaatgtATTGGAATGTATTAAATGTGTATCGTGTATCTCAAATTCTTTACAATTTCTTCTTTAGGGTTTATACACAAGTATgaacattaaattcttttggttatacatggaaattgaattattaacaatttataCTATAACTATAACCATAACCTAACTCTATCTTAGAATTCCGATTTGACCGGATCAATGGTGTCGAATCCTAACTCAAGATTTTATTTGCTGACCTCTTCGTCCATACCTATGAACACCAATTTTCCATATTTTCTTACATGTGATCGATGGTCTTGTGTTATTGAGGAATGAattcattaatataaaattgGAACTTCAAATAACCATAGTGTTGTTGTTCAATGCGAAAAATGCTATAAAAAAAAGTTGGTCAATGAAATTTTGGGTACTAGCAGAGTGAGTCAATGAGATCAACCCAACAAATATTTTAGAATCTAACAGAACAGTTCAAACTCAAAAGCCCAAATATACCATACATACGTGGTATTTGAGATTTCGAATTTCCAAATCTATCAAACATATGTGCCAGTAAACAGGCCACGGAGACAAAATGTTCTGAGTAGACGGCGTATGACATAACTATAGGAGACAGACTAATATTAATTTGCATTGAACCGACCCAATTAAGGGATAAAGTGTTAGCCCAACCTCTCTTAAAAGACAATAGTGTATGATCACTCATGTCAATCAAGTTGGTTATGTGCCAATAAACATTTAATTACTTGTGAATGGTAAAAGAGTGCCAAACATTTCCAAAAATCCATAACTTATTATTGCATCACAAATTGCTACAACATGCAAAATCATGACAAATGGCTTTAGTGGAGTAAATTTTAGAAGGCAATTTAGTGgagtaaattttatattgttgtCAGTCAACCAACCAACCTAACCTCTGCTCCAGATTCAAAGTCAATAGGTCTTGCAGTGCATAGTTAAGAGTATAGAAGGTTCTACGCCCCCACGAGCCACACGTCCGTCGTACGAGAAACAAAAAGACCACCTCGATTTTAACGAAAACCGAACATCAAACATTAAAAATCATTGGATGCAGCCTAGATTTCACCCATAATTGACTCCCAATCGACCGCAGATCCGCAGCTATCCTCCATCATCACCGCTAAAtcaataaagaaattaaacccTAAAATTTACGCTCGTTTGCCGCGTTAGCCGCCCCAGAAACGACCGCGTCAAAACCTGCGTAAAACAGCCGTCTTTTTGGACTGTTTTTCAAGTCAAACCGCACCATCTGAAACGTACGCGTAATCAACTGCGTCGCCTTGTTTCTCTTCAACGGCTAGTTTCCCCCCTCGTATTCGCAGCGGAGTGGCCCGGTATTTAAACCCGACTTTGGATTCGGataaatgtttaaattttatttgcagTAACCGCATCCACTACTCAAAAATTCCCAAACAGGATACAGATAAAGTCTCTGAATTCGAAAagtttttctctctatttatataagtaaaataaaaaaagcgaGACtttgtggagaagaagaagaagagagataGATTGGAGGCAGTTAGTGGTTTCCTTCTAGAGAACAACCGTTTCATCAATCTAAATTAACTGCTGCCCAAGAGTTAAGCTTTGGAATCTAGGTATAAATCAAGTTTGTGTTTTGATCAATTTGGGTGTCTGGGTTTTGTCAGATTGTATTGGATTAGGGTAATCTGGTGTAAAGATCAGATCTTGTAATTGGGTTTGGGGATAATGACTTTGGGGAAGAAGGGTGAAGGGATAGTGAGAAGCCATTCTTTTGGGAGGAAAAGAGTGGTTCTGTCAAGTGCTTTGCAGTTCGATGATTTTATTACCAACACAGAAACAAAGAAGCCCTGCAGAGAGGTTTCGTTTCCCAATTCTGAGAATTCTCCTCTGGAATCCTTGCCTCAAGATGTTCTGGTAAGTTTAGAACTAAATTTGCATCTTATCTGTgtgaatatgaatatgaataataaGAAGAGCTTTGTTTTAATTTGCTGATTCTGTAATTTGCAGATTAGGATAATTTTTGGGGTTGATCATGATGATTTAAGCAGTCTGTTTCATGTATCCAAGACCATTAGAGAAGTGGTAAGTCTCATCAATTCTGGGAAATTAAgaattttgattgattgattgattgattgttgCATTGGCACTGACATTGTTCTTGTGTTTGTTATGCACCAGACAATGATCGCTAAGAAGTGGCATTTTGAGTATAGTACACCAAGAAAAACCATGGATTCCCAAATCCTTGTTGGTTTCGAGGATCCTATGGATTGCGATGAAGTTGAAGCACCAAATGCTCCAAGACAGACAAGAGTTCCAAAGCTTCGGTTAAGCCATAAGAAGTTGTCTGGGATTGCCGTAACCCTGTTTCCATGAAAGTGTAGTGAGAATTGCTGCTTTGGACAAGGTTGTTTTGTCAAACTTTCCACTGCTGCTGTGCTGCTTGTACATGTCACAGAAATGTCCAGAGGCCCTTCTTCTTCAACCTTCTGTTGAAGACTGGCTTGTCTGTAAGAAAAAATGATTTGATTTATTAGGCATTCTGGGCTGCATTGGCTCTTCCATTTTCATGTATAGCAATTTTTTGAGGCCATGaaataaaaatgcatttttttcatTCACAGCATAAACCGTTCCATTTCAAGAAAATACTGAGATACTTGCCCATTTCAAGAAAACACTGAAATACTTGAAAGAAACCGTTTCATTCCAAGAAAACATCGCAGCAATACTTGCCATAAATTGttcaatttcaagaaaataCCGAGATACCCATCTTTAGAAGGAATGTTTCACGATTTTTCTTACAGTGATATTAGGCAGATATTTTGAGTTGAATTGTCTTAGGGCAAACTTTGCTTAGTGTGATAAAGTACCATGTTGTTATACACTAAGAACTTTTAGGATGGGACAGAGAAGGGGCCAAAGCCATGTGAATCTGTGACAAGCTTTTCCCTACCCACAACTGAAAAGGTTTGGTCTTTGGTTTGCTTTTGAATGTTTTGCCCGCattaatttcaaacatgttAATGACTTTAATTTAGGTAAACCATGTATGGGGTAGATGGTTGTAGTTTAGGTTGGATTGATGATGAAATCTTTTGTCTGCCACAATCAGCTAACCAACACCCATTCCACCACCTATATGTCCATCTACCATGGGGGCTAAACCTCACACTTTTCACACGtgcatattttcatattgttaaCCAATAACAAGGGCAATCATACTTGTTACAAATTTAggataaattgtttttttttattacttgaATTAGTGATGGAGTAATTGGGTATGACCTACTTATGTTAGGCCCAACCTAATTCATCTTGGCCTCTTGGGAGACCCTTATTAGTTCCACTTAATCCACAAAATCACTTCAGTCAAAAAGTTAACCTTTATAAAATCTTGTTAGCTCAACTTGACTCATCTTTAAAAAGCTAGTGTCTAGGGGCATCATTGCCCCTCTAGAAGAAATGGTCCATAGCCCTGGTCATTGTGGGTCCTTGAAGACTCTTGTTAATTCGCTCACCTTGGAAGAATTGGTCCATAGCCCTTGTCTTGTGGCATTGTTGGCCCCTCCAAGAGAAATAGTCCATAGCCCTTGTCTAGGGACATTGTGAGCTCCGAAAGACTTATGTGGTTAATTCACATTAATACTATTAAGAACATATTTGTTTCATGGAATATGttaaaaatagaataacatTCTTGAGAATAGATTTATtccattgtttattttttattggaatAACATTTCTAGAAATGAACTATTGCCTTTAATTTGTAGGAGAAATGGCGGGGTCCTTGTATTAGCTATTATCTTGCTCTCGAGCATAACTTTTgtattacaataataaaaataccatttacacacacatatataaatattaatatcataataataataattattattgttatatattgtataattgtatacgcatatttatgttttttaaaaatctattcCATTTATATTCATTTAACCAATCAAACACTGCaatacaatttttaaagtttattctTTAAggaaccaaacaataaaatacaattCATGTTATATGCCTTACCTATTTCATTGCatatggaataacattcctatttCCTCAAAATCATTCCGTGACCCAAACATGTTGTAAATAAGTATCAAAAGTATGCATACATACAACTAAAATGGTCAAAATTGTTTATAGACACAGTTTAACTGATCAACCAACCAAAATAAGTTTTTGGTAGTAACCGCATGctaaacattataaaaaaaaatgtatgaatttaacattattattgatATGGTTAAATACGGGAGTACGAAGCTATAAAAGGGGAAATACGATCTGTTATTATCAAAACGGATCAAAGCCCCGAATTAGAGGTACAGAATGGCTTAAAGGCTCGGCAGGTTGGCAGTGGACATTCCAACTGTCCGAGCACTCTTTAAGGCTTAGTTTAGAATCGAGCCAAAAGTTCCCTCTCTCTCCCTCATTAATGCAGTATTTATAAGAGGGAAAAGTGGCGACCTCCGGAGCTCCGGCATGGCGAGCACGTGGCGGGCATGCATCCACTTAGCTCTACGCCCATGCGGGAAAGAGCACGTGGCGGTTGTGTCGGGGCAACTTTCTGCCCACCGACCTCACGACCGACCCGATTAGATTCGGCCAAAAGGATCCAGGTCGCACCCGACCAACCGATCATACGGTCGGTTACGTGCAGCCAGAGTATAAATACTCAATTATGGACACTAGTGtataaaaatttaagaatttataactcaatttaaaatatatctTGCAATTTACCTCATTaatcctgaaaaaaaaaatcattattgtgCCTCTTAggcatcaaaatttaaaataaaaaagggtcaaaatccATGATCCCTTCCCCTCCCCCACCGCCTTCCATttccaaaagaagaaaaaggtgGACACGTTATCTCCAATGAAGATATGGTACATACTGTATATATGTTTCTAACCATTAGGCGCacaaatatttcaattttaggCGATTAATTAACTAGAAATGGATATGATGATCAAATACAGTGCATCCGTCCTGTGAGCAGAGGAcatcattttcttgaaagtcTGTAACTAGAAAAGAGTGGTAGACCAGAGGCGGCCAAGCCAACAAGAGGGGTCACCGTACCACCACTTCTGCCCTTTTCTCTTTGTAAAAAACCAATGCACATACGTGTCTGCTCGCTTTTTCCATTGCTTTCTTCTTCTAGTAGTTGGATCATGTTAGTTCATGTCCATGGCCATTATATGGGTTGGGTTTTCAATAAGCTGTTGTTTTCCCTGGGGACACCTTTCCTCTTTCTGCACACCGCATGTTAAGTTGTTCATGGCAGCCTCTCACAATGCCGTGTCCCTtcatctcattattatatgtgtGGTGTTTTCCACTTCCATcatttcattataacaatatttttctagTTTAGTTAACGTTCGTTCTCAATAATTAAATTGCTTGCAGTTTGATCTAATATAATATGTTTAACTCAATAATATTGGTAGATTTGGTTTGAGAAATGTACGACGACCCAAACCTGATAGTCCAAGCCTATcagacacatatatatagtaaagtGTAGGTGTAGGTGTAGGTGTAGGAATTATAATGAACAAATAATATCTAACTAAcaattattactaattgacAGGGTACACAAAGTGGGCAACGTGGGAATGAATTTAAGGTGGAACTACATATAAGAAGACATGTGAATATCATCACAGGAAAAATGGACAGAAATGTTGATGTGATGAAAAGGCAAGGAAAAAGATGGCCAGTGGATCAAAGTGGGAAATGTCGCTATAAGCCAAACTAGTAGCGATTTCCATACacaatatatctatatttttttttaatcagaagGAAACTACATCCATTATTCAAAAGTatatactaagggtgtgtttggttcgcacatgggaatcggaatcggaatgggtatcaaataattggtaatggtaatgggttttggtgaaagtatttagcatgtttggtagttgggtggaatgggaatgattattaatagttgaggaagaaaggaggaagggagatgaaacccttatataataagggtatgggttttatcattaatggggtattccaaacccatagtagcattcacaaaacctatcaaccaaacacaagcaatcactttcatacacattccttatgcctaaacccaccaatcaaacacaccctaagtaaaCCCCGCTCCTATATAATACTCTACAAATCACACAGAAGAGAAAATTTTTTTGTGACAGGATTTGATCGATAGACGATAATAATCAAACTCATGATCTTTAAATATGAGAATTATGTTCTACCCACTTGACTCTGTTGGTAGAGTAAGCAAAAACAATAGTGAATATAGTTGTAGTGCTTGCTAGATATAGATAGGCGATAGTAGGCATATAGTATGTACGTGGTAGGTGAAAGGATTTGAATCGATGGTGATTATAATAGGAATAATGACAATGGATTAATAGGGTGATATATATGTGGAATATATAAATCACATATTCATCGTAAAATTTAGGTTTGTGTGTTTATACAtttgaaaagtatataaaaaatgtgttTTCATAATCCTTTTAAgttagaaaaataaagaatttatagTTTTCTAATTTGTAGAACAATGATTTTAGCAGAAAATctatatttttccatttttctttgaaattaaaaatttctcTGGTTTTCAAGGGGATTCTATTTGATTGCAATTTCTGTTTAGTTATGTTCTTATGTCAATGTTAGCTAGgggtgcatgcatgcatgtatgtttGGTCCGTACAATGGGTGTTTAGAAGAGTAATGCAACATTTTTTGTGAGTATCATGTATTCGTCAAAGAATGTTTGAATGTGATTCATATAGATGTTatcaaaaatgaatttattaaaaataaagtttgagAATCTCACATTTTCTACCCTTATCAGCATTCTCTTAAACCAAATAAGAGAATATGATATTGCAATATATATTAACTCTCTTTAGGCTAAACATccatacacacaaaaaaaaacaaacatgtgAATTTCCATTTTTGTGGAATTggaaaatgaacatttatctccaccaaaaataaaataatttccattaattgaatataaaaacataaattaatatagatataacaaaaagaaaatgtcaattCAAGCACCTTGCGCTCAGATGACACCTACGCGGCTCTCCTTAGAGAAGGTGGCAACCCAGTAGTAATTCTGACATATAGGAAGCAAATGATTAATACAATCTCACTATATATGTTTTCCAGTTAAATTCGAATTAGTTTCATATGGTGAATAAAAAAACTTTTTAGATATAATAAAGCATCATAAAGAGGATATATATGTTActctaattttataatttttaaaaatataataaaaataaaataaaaagatgtcAACATTTATCAAGAAAGCTTTCCACACACGTATACAGAAGATAAAttgcatatataaatatatatcctCCATCTCCCTGGAGTTTTGATTCCAATCTTTCATGGAGGATAAAGGGAAGCTTATTGCAGGGAAACTGAACTGCTCCTTCATGGCCATGGCTTTGTTCGGGGAAACAATTTCCTCACTCTCTTCAAGCCCTCTATTCTCCGCCATTATCACTCTCTATACACTCATCCTCCTCTACTTCCCCTCCCTCGTTTTCTCTCCGGTCCTCATTTCCACCTCCGTTATCTTGTTCTCCCTCCTCCGCCTCGGCGCCGACCAGAGAATCGCCCGGGTCGAACCGGAAAAGTGCTTCGTGTCGGTGGACCGGGTCTCGCCGCCGCCATTAGAGTCTGTGTTTGATCCGGGTCAGTATCGGGACCCGTTTTATTCGGAGCCTTTTGTGGAGTGGGACGTGAGAGCTCCGCTGGAGGTTATATATGAAGAGGGAGGAGAAGAGGACGACGACGTTTTGGAAGGGAAGAGAGCGGCGGAGattggcggcggcggcgggatTCAAAGGTACGACTCTCTGTCGCTTTATTATCCGGAGACGGATTCGGATACTTCGTCGGAGGGGGATTTTCCGGTGATCGGAGAGTGGGAGTCGCTGGAGACAATGTGCTTCCGctgggaggaggaggaggaggaggatagAGAAGAGCTGATTGAGATTGAATTGGATGGGAAGAGGAATTTGGTTTGTGAGATTGAAGAAGATAATCTGATCGAGATCGACCTTTCTCCGGCGTAATAATGCGTTTTCCGGCGGAGGAACGGTGGGGTTTCCGATGACGTTTAGCTGTAGTTAACAAAAACCAACACTGTACTTACTACTTTAGGAAAGAGTGATGCTGCCTAAAAATGTCATTAAGCACTTAATCCAAAGGATTTGCTTATTTGCAGATCGAAAATGACCAATATACCCTCAACTTATtactattattcttttttttttttggtgacgtgtttatttatttatttttgtatactgCATTGCTATTCGCCCTCGCATGGTGAAGTAAATCCAGTAAAATATCTTTCAAAACATGAGAATTTAAGAAAACAATAATCCCTACTAGAAGTTTTGTTTTGGTCATCAAACCATAATGGTATTcctaaatctaaaattttattttgcattgtttttttaaaaaagaaatagattTATTTGTTGTCATTGAGagtgaaaattaagaaataaaccCACGGTCATTATCTGAGAGTGTGTATGTGATAAATCCTCACATTGTGACTATAGCAACCAAAAGACCACAATAAGGTAAACTAATTTAGATTGTTCATAGTTTGCAGCTTAAATCATATTCTGATCAACTTGGTTCAGGTTGTCTCCATTGAATCATTGATAACTAATATTTGGATTTGTGTTAATAGGGTTGGGTGTAAATGTTGAATCCATAAATTCTTAAtgagatattaattaatttggaatttatatacctaattaaGTTACAAGGAAACTtgcctaaataataataataataataataataataataataatataattcccATTTTGAGCCACTATTGGGCTTGAAAGTTGCCGGAACATCTACAAATTGAAGTCTAGTCTAAACCCAAAATTGATTGCGgtttgactcttttttttttttttttaaatataaatattccttattatttttatttttaaaataatatggtATGATCATGCTAGTGACATAGATCCCTACAATTATCTAATGTCacggtattttttttttatattaaatacaCAGATTCTTTATTAACTTAAGGTATgaacaactaatttactaatAATTCTCCTTTTAAATACAGAAGTGACTAATAAAAAGTGATAGTAGTAGAGATGGGAAACATTTTCTAATATGTTAATAATGagttaaaaaagttaattaaactTCTATATTTGGTGTCAAATTTAGCTAAATCTTTAAGTTTAaacaattcaatattaaaattttaatatcaaaaattatattcaaaatttaaaattgacaatttaaTATCAAACTTTGTATAATATATAGCCGCATACAAttgttatataatattttttttaaataccgaCAAGCCTTAATAGCAATTCCAAGTATAAGTTAGGAAAGTGATTGTTTTGATTTGACTATAAACGTGGT
It includes:
- the LOC116031936 gene encoding F-box protein At1g61340-like, with translation MTLGKKGEGIVRSHSFGRKRVVLSSALQFDDFITNTETKKPCREVSFPNSENSPLESLPQDVLIRIIFGVDHDDLSSLFHVSKTIREVTMIAKKWHFEYSTPRKTMDSQILVGFEDPMDCDEVEAPNAPRQTRVPKLRLSHKKLSGIAVTLFP
- the LOC116032960 gene encoding uncharacterized protein LOC116032960 encodes the protein MEDKGKLIAGKLNCSFMAMALFGETISSLSSSPLFSAIITLYTLILLYFPSLVFSPVLISTSVILFSLLRLGADQRIARVEPEKCFVSVDRVSPPPLESVFDPGQYRDPFYSEPFVEWDVRAPLEVIYEEGGEEDDDVLEGKRAAEIGGGGGIQRYDSLSLYYPETDSDTSSEGDFPVIGEWESLETMCFRWEEEEEEDREELIEIELDGKRNLVCEIEEDNLIEIDLSPA